The genomic interval CCCCGCTCTCGCCGGAGCCCTCGGCTCGATGTACGTGGTCGCGCTCCTGTTCGTCGTCTACTACAACCAGCTGTCCACGTATGTGGCCCGCCGCGAGTCGCTCGTCCTCAAGCGGCTGCGCACCGGGGAGGCCTCCGATGCGACGGTGCTGACGGCCACGGCGGTCCCGGCAGTGGTCATCGCGCTCGTCATGCTGACCCTGATGACCGCCCTCGCGGTCCCGCTGCTCGACCTGCCCGTCCCCTCGCACCCGCTCCTGCTCCTCGCGGCCGTGGCCCTCGGCGCCGCCGTCTTCGTGCCGCTCGCGCTCGCGACCGCCAACATCACCCGCACGGTCGAGTCCGCGCAGGTCACGTGCCTGCCGTTCATCGCGATCGCGATCGTGGGCGCGGGATCGGCCCTGCCGCTCGACCTCATGCCCGAGTGGTTCCGCCGCATCATCGACGTCATCCCGACCGCTCCGCTCGTCTCGCTCGTCCGCCTCGGGTGGCTGGGCACCGACGCGGCCGGTGCCGCGCTGTCCGCGAGCGACGTGTGGCGCGACGCCGGCCCGCAGGCCGGGATCCTGGTGATCTGGTTCGTCCTGGGCTGCTGGTTCGTCTCGCGGCGCCTGCGCTGGGAGCCGCGCGCCTGAGCGGCTCCGCTCCACCCCGTTCGGCCCCCCCGTCGGGCGCCGCTCGGCGGCGCGTCGGCCATCACCTCGCATGGAAGGATCGACGACATGACCGCTCCGACGGCGCCCTCCCGCTCCTGGCGCGTGTACCTCTGGTACACGGTCCTGGGGATGGTGATGTTCGTGGTCGTCATCCCGCTCGTGATCGCGGGGTTCCTCGAGACCTACGAGCCCGACGCCGCGGACGCGCTGCTGACGCCGGGC from Brachybacterium huguangmaarense carries:
- a CDS encoding ABC transporter permease; the protein is MTSPALTRPAAPAAQASRTRRPHRLLGLARAELTLLLRNRMQLFIALVMPLAIPLMYIPLKNAGIGGPALAGALGSMYVVALLFVVYYNQLSTYVARRESLVLKRLRTGEASDATVLTATAVPAVVIALVMLTLMTALAVPLLDLPVPSHPLLLLAAVALGAAVFVPLALATANITRTVESAQVTCLPFIAIAIVGAGSALPLDLMPEWFRRIIDVIPTAPLVSLVRLGWLGTDAAGAALSASDVWRDAGPQAGILVIWFVLGCWFVSRRLRWEPRA